The DNA region GCCCGCGGCGCACGCGCTGCAGCAGGCGCTGGAGGACGTGCGCGCGTCGGTCGGCACGCTGGACGACGCGGCGTTGTGGCGGAGTCCCGGGGGCGGCGCGCCCTCGGCCGGCTGGCACGTGCTGCACGCCGGCGGCGCGCTCGACCGGCTGCTGACGTACGCGCGCGGTGCGGCCCTCGACGACGCGCAGCGCGCCGCGCTCGCGGCGGAGAAGGCGCCCGAGCAGGTGAACGGCGCGACGCTGCTGGCCGGCTTCGAGGCGCGCGTCGCGGCCGCGTTCGCGCAGCTGCGCGCCACCGATCCGTCGACGCTCGCCGACGTGCGCGAGGTCGGCCGCGCGAAGCTGCCGTCGACGGTGCTCGGCCTGCTCTTTCACGCGGCCGAGCACACGCAGCGGCACGTGGGGTCGGTCGTGACGACGGCGCGGGTGGTCAGAGGCTGAGCGCTGCGCGCTACGTGGCCGGCCTGTTCACGCCGGACCCGCTCGCCTTTGGGGAGGATGCGGATGCTCCGGATGCGGCGGATGCTGCGGATCGCGCCGCGTGGCGGCGACACTCCGTGCACTCGAGCGGAGCGATCCGAACGATCCGTTCCGATCCGAGGCATCCGTATCCCTCCAATCGCCAGGGGGCTCGGGCGCGCCGGACCTCGGCATGCGACACACTGCTCCGCGCCCGAGCGTCAGACGGCCGCGCAGCCCGCCGCCGCTGGCGAGGTCGGCGCGCCGTGGCAGGTCCGATCAGCTTGACTCGCGCACGCGCCTCACGATCGTGGAGCGCCGCGCGCCGCACGGAGGCGCGGCGCACGTTCCCGCTCCGTCCCGCCGCCCGGCGCACTCCCGCTGCCGGCGTCGGCCACGTGGCGCAGGGGCGGGTGGGGACCTCACCTCCGCAGCCCGGGAGGTCGTCATGGCAAAGTCCACGCAGCAGGACGCCGCCACCTACACGGGTGCCGGCCAGGACGTCACCACGATCGCGCGCACGCTGATCGACGCGTACAACACGCGCGACTTCGACCGGCTCGACGCGGTCATCGCGCCCGACGCCGAACTCCGCAACGTCGCCACCGGCGAGGTCTATCGCGGGGCGGACGCGATGAAGCGGTACCAGCGCAACTGGGCGACCGCGTTCCCCGAGTCGAGGGTCGACCTCACGACGCTGGTCGGATGCGGCGAGACGGTGACCATGGAGTACGTCGGCCGCGGCCGGCAGACCGGCCCACTCGACACGCCGCAGGGGCGCATCGAGCCCACCGGACGCAGCGTCGAGCTGCCGCTCTGCGACGTGCTCACCGTGCACGACGGCCGCATCACCGGCGGTCGCACCTACTACGACGTCGCGACGCTCCTGCGGCAGCTCGGCCGGTGACGGTGCGGCGGACCGCGGGACTCGATCCGTGCCGTCGTCAGCCGTCGTTGCGCCCGCGCCCTGTGACTTGTGGAGGGATGCGGATGCTCCGGATCGGAGCGGATCCTTCGGATCGCTCCGTGTGGCGGCGACGCTCCGTGCGCCGGTGCGGAGCGATCCGGAGCATCCGTTCTCATCCGAAGCATCCGCATCCCTCCAAAAGGACAGGAGGGTCCAGCGCGCCGGACCCGAACGACAAGAGCAGACAGGATCAAACGGATTGACGGACAAGATCGGATGTACGCTCCTCGCGGCGCAGGGAGCCACGCCCGACGAGGAAGTCACATCAGATCTTGTCCGTCCAATCCGTCCAATCCTGTCGAAGCCGTTCGCCGGTCAGGTCGGCTGCGTCGATGCCGGCCGCGCAGCACACAGCGGTTCAGATCCGCAGCCCGCAGCCGTCAGCGCTTCTTGGCGAGCATCGTCCCCCGGCAGTTCGCCGCCCCGCAGTTGCACGGGAACCGCCGCTTCGCCGCCGGCGTGTGCCGTTCCTCCAGCACGAACGCGTAGTCGTACGCCAGCTCGTCGCCCGGGTCCACGTCGTGGATCGTCTCGATCCAGATCCGCCCGCCCTCCACGATCGCGTCGCAGTTCGGGTCGCACGAGTGGTTGATGAAGCGCGCCTCGTTGCCGTTCACCGCCGCGTCCACCACCACCTCGACCCACTCGCCGTCGATCTCGTCCTCGATTGCGAACAGGAAGGTGTGGTGCCGCTCCCCCGGCACGTCCGGATACCGCGCCTCCGACTCCGCCACCGTCAGCCGCTCGCCCGCGTACTCGATCAGGCGCGTGCCCGCGGGGATGAAGCGCGTCGCGAACGCTCCCAGCCCCTGCATCGGCGACGGGCGGATCTCGAACGGAAGATCGACGGGGTCGGCGGGCCCGGAAGGGGCCCCGGAGGCGGCGGCATCGTGCGGCATGCCGCATCTTACCCGCATGACGCCCCGAATCCTCGCCTCCGCGTCGCTCCTGGCGACGCTCCTCGCCGCCGCGCCGCTGGCCGCCCAGGCGCCGGCCGCCGCTGCCCCCACGTTCGATCCCGCCGCCGACCGCGCCGCCGCGCTGGCCGTCGTCAAGCGCCTCTTCGACGCCATGCGCGCCGGCGACAGCGCCACCGTCCGCGCCGTCTTCCACCCGCAGGCGCTCCTCTCCTCCGCGCTCGTCGGCCGCGATGGCACGCCGCAGGTCCGCGTCGATTCGCTCGCCAGCTTCGTCCGCGCCGTCGGGACGCCGCACGCCGAGGTGTGGGACGAGCGCATCTCCGGCGAGATCGTGCAGGTGGACGGGCCCATGGCCACCGTCTGGACGCGCTACGCCTTCTACGCCGGCACGAAGTTCAGCCACTGCGGCGTCGACGCGTTCACCCTCGCC from Roseisolibacter agri includes:
- a CDS encoding DinB family protein is translated as MSAPEPWLRGPIAGVPPTLQPAAHALQQALEDVRASVGTLDDAALWRSPGGGAPSAGWHVLHAGGALDRLLTYARGAALDDAQRAALAAEKAPEQVNGATLLAGFEARVAAAFAQLRATDPSTLADVREVGRAKLPSTVLGLLFHAAEHTQRHVGSVVTTARVVRG
- a CDS encoding ester cyclase produces the protein MAKSTQQDAATYTGAGQDVTTIARTLIDAYNTRDFDRLDAVIAPDAELRNVATGEVYRGADAMKRYQRNWATAFPESRVDLTTLVGCGETVTMEYVGRGRQTGPLDTPQGRIEPTGRSVELPLCDVLTVHDGRITGGRTYYDVATLLRQLGR
- a CDS encoding SET domain-containing protein, with amino-acid sequence MPHDAAASGAPSGPADPVDLPFEIRPSPMQGLGAFATRFIPAGTRLIEYAGERLTVAESEARYPDVPGERHHTFLFAIEDEIDGEWVEVVVDAAVNGNEARFINHSCDPNCDAIVEGGRIWIETIHDVDPGDELAYDYAFVLEERHTPAAKRRFPCNCGAANCRGTMLAKKR
- a CDS encoding nuclear transport factor 2 family protein; this translates as MTPRILASASLLATLLAAAPLAAQAPAAAAPTFDPAADRAAALAVVKRLFDAMRAGDSATVRAVFHPQALLSSALVGRDGTPQVRVDSLASFVRAVGTPHAEVWDERISGEIVQVDGPMATVWTRYAFYAGTKFSHCGVDAFTLARTGTEWRILALTDTRQRTGCPEQAAGAAR